Proteins encoded by one window of Anguilla rostrata isolate EN2019 chromosome 9, ASM1855537v3, whole genome shotgun sequence:
- the LOC135262999 gene encoding mid1-interacting protein 1-like — translation MMQINSDFFDHKHSVLNVMNRFIAAANNMDETIMVPSLLRDVPLEEQDSPVMVVDNNNSIEPYRGKQKDMYEHYLLLKSIKNDMEWGLLKREMGGGPSFLEMAVKQEEEQPKGVGVVACEETLDLESQFHYHLRGLFGVLSKLTLQADHLTNRYKREIGGGNFMR, via the coding sequence ATGATGCAGATTAACAGTGACTTCTTCGACCACAAGCACTCCGTCCTCAACGTGATGAATCGCTTCATCGCTGCTGCCAACAACATGGATGAGACCATCATGGTGCCCAGCCTGCTGCGGGACGTCCCGCTGGAGGAACAGGACAGTCCAGTCATGGTGgttgacaacaacaacagcattgAGCCTTACCGTGGCAAGCAGAAAGATATGTACGAACACTACCTTCTACTTAAGTCCATCAAGAATGACATGGAGTGGGGTCTCCTGAAGAGGGAGATGGGTGGGGGTCCCAGCTTCCTGGAGATGGCCGTCaagcaggaggaggaacagCCGAAGGGGGTCGGGGTGGTGGCCTGTGAGGAGACCTTGGACCTGGAGAGCCAGTTCCACTATCACCTGCGAGGGCTGTTTGGGGTCCTTTCCAAACTCACCCTACAAGCAGACCACCTCACCAACCGCTACAAGAGGGAGATTGGAGGTGGCAACTTCATGAGATAG